One Caldisericota bacterium genomic window, TGATTATGCAATGGGAGATACCGTGATGTTTTATATTGATCCTTTTAATATTCATCTTTTTGATGAAGAAAGTTTGAAAACCATCATTTGATACAGCCGGATGCAAATAGGAATTTGCGTAGTTTGGCTTGGCATACCCGGTACGTTTTCTTTAAAAGAGAAACGGCAGGTATGTTCGAGCCTTTTTTCACGTCTCAGGAAAAATTTCAACATCTCATTGGTAGAGATTGGACAGCAAAATTCGTACCGAAAATCTGTTATTGCTGTTGTTACTGTGAATACGGAGAAGGCACATTTATACAGCACACTATCAAAGGTTGTTGAATTTATAAAGAAAGATTGTCGACTGAATATAGAAAACTATACAACTGAAGTGTTGTAGCATCGTTATTTT contains:
- a CDS encoding DUF503 domain-containing protein — encoded protein: MQIGICVVWLGIPGTFSLKEKRQVCSSLFSRLRKNFNISLVEIGQQNSYRKSVIAVVTVNTEKAHLYSTLSKVVEFIKKDCRLNIENYTTEVL